One genomic window of Anoplolepis gracilipes chromosome 5, ASM4749672v1, whole genome shotgun sequence includes the following:
- the LOC140666081 gene encoding soluble calcium-activated nucleotidase 1, which produces MRNGNKETMSYLRDWRQALRAPHVYRVANSTFRIQSQFLALILLILSVPVFFLAYPLLRNVVCSPPNQTLTQCRYYKYNKTYPTSTPIRTSKGMTYRIAIVSDLDHDSKLVDKKDTWHSLMKTGSFYWNPTTNFLSVIWDDRTVILSSSLSMKGRGMELSELVTFDGRLLSFDDRTGMIYFIEGDQVYPWVILMDGNGKNHKGFKSEWATIKDEQLYVGSMGKEWTTPSGEFEHNNPLWIKVVSPRGETHSLNWISYYKRLRQAINIEYPGYMIHESGAWSDIHKSWFFLPRRCSHERYNESRDETMSCNIMLTADENFIDIKVTRVGDLIPIRGFSSFKFLPGSQDSIIVALKTEEYQGRTATYIMAFTLEGTVIMPESKVMDKKFEGLEFI; this is translated from the exons ATGAGGAACGGTAACAAGGAGACCATGTCTTATCTACGCGATTGGCGACAGGCGTTACGCGCACCACATGTCTATCGAGTGGCGAATAGCACCTTCCGCATTCAAAGTCAATTCCTGGCGCTAATTCTCCTCATCCTGAGCGTACCAGTCTTCTTTTTGGCATATCCGCTGCTGCGTAACGTCGTATGTTCGCCGCCAAACCAGACTCTGACTCAGTGTCGCTATTACAAGTATAACAAAACGTATCCTACTTCGACACCCATCAGAACTTCCAAGGGTATGACTTATAGGATAGCGATAGTTAGCGACCTAGATCACGATTCCAAGCTCGTAGATAAGAAAGACACGTGGCATAGTCTTATGAAGACTGGCAGTTTTTACTGGAATCCTACTACTAATTTTCTATCTGTCATCTGGGATGATAGAACTGTCATATTATCCTCGTCCCTATCTATGAAAGGACGCGGAATGGAATTATCGGAATTGGTGACATTTGATGGTCGGCTATTATCCTTTGATGATCGTACAGGAATGATATACTTTATTGAAGGTGATCAAGTTTACCCTTGGGTTATCTTAATGGATGGCAATGGAAAAAATCACAAAG gGTTTAAGTCTGAATGGGCAACTATCAAAGATGAGCAATTATATGTTGGCAGTATGGGAAAAGAATGGACTACGCCATCCGGTGAATTTGAGCATAACAATCCATTATGGATAAAAGTAGTATCACCACGTGGTGAGACACATTCCCTGAATTGGATTTCCTACTACAAACGATTAAGGCAAGCGATTAACATCGAATATCCAG GTTATATGATACATGAATCAGGCGCTTGGAGCGATATACATAAGAGTTGGTTCTTTTTGCCCAGAAGATGTTCCCATGAACGTTATAACGAGTCAAGAGATGAGACCATGAGTTGTAACATCATGCTGACTGCAGATGAaaactttattgatattaaa GTTACTCGTGTTGGAGATCTAATTCCAATCAGAGGTTTTTCTAGTTTCAAGTTCCTTCCTGGTTCACAGGACTCTATCATAGTAGCATTGAAGACTGAGGAGTATCAAGGGCGCACTGCTACATACATCATGGCCTTCACACTAGAAGGAACAGTAATAATGCCAGAGAGCAAAGTGatggataaaaaatttgaaggaCTAGAATTTATATGA
- the LOC140665859 gene encoding tetratricopeptide repeat protein 39C, whose product MATGEGSTKEWNVARTGISLLLNNKIEEAETLFTEHPHSFHVKAGRCFVLFMNALMTFEDDKLQQAMLLLKDMERECASDIGWLKSMKSKVFRVEETDKDYVNKLERQIVLADSQVCSAILTLLQQELTGYVRGGWMLRKAWRVYQHAYSQISQLYRRTFGTNPTGLVSPYCGTPTSNGSSLQSPQSPESSEWSIPSCNGYVNNMTPVSSPSGLRSSLSMFFSLTGITSEQQTPFVEPTEVTRLMSAASFGYGIYQLCVSLLPPSLLKVIHFLGFEGDRQAGLTALMYARLSEDMRAPLATLSLLWYHTIVRPFFALDGSNVKAGVAVAKQLIAECHTEFHNSALFLFFTGRVERLESNVNGALEAYGKAVEISTQREIKLLCLHEVAWCHLIRLSYEEAYRSLLQLQHQSRWSKSFYAYLAMVCCGANGKFDDLLTTYDKILHWFHEMNKETQLGAFILRRVPKLIDKDTGRPYTILYYRLLVYELLYLWNAMPSCTTESLRGILWECKKNHSEEPMVGLAALLEGAASFYLGDTEAAIKSYRNCLKHRYPSNDEYDQHVSAFALYELGNNLCNNNDPNEGKSFLLKAQTQYRDYDFESRLNVRIHSALKNIHFYQLSLTFALLHILKTLQILVHNEKALMSARNTFCCFNAGNYPSISCNQRSAWYTKLVKPFVFCVITSMLAMSISHICDKYSVSGSFKMIKADLGNLRAHLGTLSLEVKNVMEMRDELKSKLKEVGNVIPKMSEAILNLRNEVSEGKKEMNLHTKNLLKALSLETVKDMMKNELQTYDADKTGRTDYALESSGGMILSTRDTEPYSIGAPVLNLFGIPLCQQQNTPRAVIQTGVLPGECWAFKGSRGSVVIRLLGQVHVSGISLEHISPMISPTGETATAPRDFSIWGLTDLEDEKPFSFGTFTYDNTGPPLQYFEIQARAEEAYEIIELKIHSNSGNPEYTCTYRIRVHGTLNRI is encoded by the exons ATGGCGACAGGGGAAGGCTCGACGAAGGAGTGGAACGTCGCTAGAACCGGTATCTCCCTGTTGTTGAACAACAAAATCGAGGAGGCTGAGACTCTGTTTACCGAGCATCCTCATAGCTTTCATGTCAAAGCCGGCCGCTGCTTTGTCCTCTTCATG AATGCCCTGATGACTTTCGAAGATGATAAGCTTCAGCAAGCCATGTTATTGCTTAAAGATATGGAGCGGGAATGTGCGAGTGATATTGGGTGGCTAAAATCCATGAAAAGTAAAGTGTTTCGAGTAGAAGAGACCGAC AAGGACTATGTGAATAAGTTGGAGCGTCAGATCGTTCTAGCAGATTCGCAAGTTTGCTCGGCCATATTAACGCTTCTCCAACAAGAGCTAACTGGATATGTACGTGGTGGTTGGATGCTTCGGAAAGCTTGGCGAGTTTATCAGCATGCGTATAGTCAGATCTCACAGCTATATCGTCGAACCTTTGGTACAAATCCGACGG GACTCGTCAGCCCGTACTGCGGTACTCCCACGAGCAACGGATCCTCTCTGCAGAGTCCGCAAAGTCCAGAGTCTTCGGAATGGTCGATACCCTCCTGCAACGGTTACGTGAACAACATGACACCCGTGTCGTCGCCATCAGGTCTGCGAAGCTCTCTATCAATGTTCTTCTCGCTCACTGGCATCACGTCCGAACAACAGACACC CTTCGTGGAGCCTACGGAGGTGACACGTTTAATGTCGGCCGCAAGTTTCGGTTACGGGATATACCAGTTATGTGTGAGCCTTTTGCCACCGTCCCTGCTAAAGGTGATCCACTTTTTGGGCTTCGAGGGTGATAGACAGGCTGGTCTTACCGCCCTCATGTATGCACGACTCAGCGAAGATATGCGCGCACCACTTGCCAC actgTCTCTCCTTTGGTATCACACAATCGTGCGTCCGTTTTTCGCACTCGACGGTTCCAATGTAAAAGCGGGCGTCGCAGTAGCAAAACAGCTGATAGCTGAATGTCATACCGAATTTCATAACTCTGcactctttcttttcttcaccGGTAGAGTGGAACGTCTAGAG TCAAATGTCAATGGAGCTCTCGAAGCGTACGGCAAAGCTGTGGAGATTTCAACTCAACGTGAAATCAAATTACTATGTTTGCACGAAGTGGCTTGGTGTCATCTCATACGTTTGAGCTACGAGGAAGCGTATCGATCCTTACTGCAATTGCAACATCAGTCTAGGTGGTCCAAGAGCTTCTACGCGTATCTAGCCATGG TCTGTTGCGGAGCAAATGGTAAATTTGACGATCTCCTAACGACTTACGATAAAATACTTCACTGGTTCCATGAGATGAACAAGGAGACGCAACTCGGCGCTTTCATTCTGCGTAGAGTGCCGAAACTCATCGACAAGGACACCGGGCGTCCTTATACAATTCTGTATTATAGACTGCTCGTATAcgaattattgtatttatggAATGCCATGCCGTCCTGTACCACCGAATCGCTGCGTGGAATATTATGGG AGTGTAAGAAAAATCATTCAGAAGAACCGATGGTGGGTCTGGCTGCTCTCTTGGAAGGTGCAGCGTCTTTCTATTTGGGAGATACTGAAGCAGCTATTAAAAGTTATCGAAATTGTTTGAAACACAGGTATCCGTCCAACGACGAGTACGATCAACACGTTAGTGCATTTGCTCTTTACGAACTGGGAAATAATCTTTGCAACAATAAC GATCCCAACGAAGGCAaaagtttcttattaaaaGCACAAACTCAATATAGAGATTACGACTTTGAAAGTCGACTCAATGTGCGTATACATTCCGCCCTGAAAAATATACA tttttatcaactctCCTTGACATTTGCTCTTCTTCATATTTTGAAAACGCTTCAAATACTAGTGCATAATGAAAAGGCGCTAATGAGTGCGCGAAATACCTTTTGTTGCTTTAACGCAGGAAATTATCCTTCAATCAGCTGCAATCAACGATCCGCATGGTACACGAAATTAGTCAAACCTTTCGTTTTCTGCGTCATCACATCAATGCTCG CAATGTCCATATCCCATATTTGCGATAAATATTCCGTTAGTGGGTCATTCAAGATGATCAAGGCAGACTTGGGAAATCTGAGAGCTCATTTAGGAACTCTCTCG ctGGAAGTGAAAAACGTAATGGAGATGCGCGATGAATTGAAAAGCAAATTGAAGGAAGTGGGCAATGTGATTCCGAAAATGTCAGAAGCTATTCTCAATCTGAGGAACGAAGTATCCGAGGGTAAGAAAG aAATGAATCTGCATACAAAGAACTTGCTGAAGGCTCTATCATTGGAAACCGTCAAGGATATGATGAAAAATGAATTACAGACGTATGACGCCGATAAAACTGGAAGAACGGATTATGCTCTTGAAAGTTCAG gTGGTATGATCCTTTCGACACGAGACACCGAACCCTATTCGATCGGCGCACCTGTACTCAATCTGTTTGGCATACCGCTTTGTCAGCAGCAAAATACACCCCGAGCCGTGATACAG ACCGGCGTTTTGCCGGGCGAATGCTGGGCCTTCAAGGGTAGCCGCGGCAGCGTAGTGATCCGACTACTTGGTCAAGTGCACGTATCCGGGATCAGTCTGGAACATATTTCCCCGATGATATCCCCCACTGGGGAAACCGCCACAGCTCCTAGAGATTTTTCCATTTGG GGTTTGACAGATCTTGAAGATGAGAAGCCTTTCTCATTTGGCACATTCACGTACGATAATACTGGTCCTCCGTTGCAGTACTTTGAAATCCAG GCTCGAGCGGAAGAAGCGTACGAGATAATCGAGTTGAAAATCCACTCTAACAGTGGTAATCCAGAGTACACGTGTACTTACAGAATACGAGTGCATGGTACGCTTAATCGAATATGA